One Molothrus ater isolate BHLD 08-10-18 breed brown headed cowbird chromosome 30, BPBGC_Mater_1.1, whole genome shotgun sequence DNA segment encodes these proteins:
- the PIP4K2C gene encoding phosphatidylinositol 5-phosphate 4-kinase type-2 gamma — translation MLLPDDFKASSKIKVNNHLFNRENLPSHFKFKEYCPQVFRNLRERFGLDDHDYQVSLARSPPRWVGSGRRLLLSADRTLVLKELSSEDVADVHGLLAHYHQYVVQCHGQTLLPRFLGMYRVSVDSEDTYLLVMRNLFSHRLPVHRKYDLKGSLVDREASDKEKGKELPTLKDVDFLNKNEKVFVEEEQQREFMDKLKRDVEFLVQQKLMDYSLLLGIHEVERGEQEEEEELEEEELGGGDEGGLGGPYGTSPEGLGGLLNSYRALGPGEFDPGVDVYALRGAEGAPRREVYFMGLIDVLTQYDARKKAAHAAKTVKHGAGAEISTVHPEQYAKRFLDFITNIFA, via the exons ATGCTCCTGCCCGACGATTTCAAAGCCAGCTCCAAAATCAAGGTCAACAACCACCTGTTCAACAG GGAGAACCTGCCCAGCCATTTCAAGTTCAAGGAGTACTGCCCGCAGGTGTTCCGCAACCTGCGCGAGCGCTTCGGCCTCGACGACCACGACTACcag gtgtccctggcacGCAGTCCCCCGCGCTGGGTGGGCAGTGGGCGCCGCCTGCTGCTCTCGGCCGACCGGACGCTGGTGCTGAAGGAGCTGTCGAGCGAGGACGTGGCCGACGTGCACGGGCTGCTGGCACATTACCACCAG TACGTGGTGCAGTGCCACGGGCAGACGCTGCTGCCGCGGTTCCTGGGCATGTACCGGGTGAGCGTGGACAGCGAGGACACCTACCTGCTGGTCATGAGGAACCTCTTCAGCCACCGCCTGCCTGTGCACAGGAAGTACGACCTCAAG ggctccctcGTGGACCGAGAGGCCAGTGACAAGGAGAAG ggcaaGGAGCTGCCCACCCTGAAGGACGTGGATTTCCTCAACAAGAACGAGAAGGTGTTcgtggaggaggagcagcagcgcGAGTTCATGGACAAGCTCAAGCGGGACGTGGAG TTCCTGGTGCAGCAGAAGCTGATGGACTacagcctgctgctgggcatccaCGAGGTGGAGCGGGGcgagcaggaggaggaggaggagctggaggaagaggagctcgGGGGGGGCGACgagggggggctggggggcccCTATGGCACCTCCCCGGAGGGCCTGGGGGGGCTCCTCAACTCCTACCGGGCCCTGGGCCCCGGCGAGTTCGACCCCGGCGTGGACGTGTACGCCCTGCGCGGGGCCGAGG gagccccccgGCGCGAGGTTTATTTCATGGGGCTCATCGATGTCCTCACCCAGTACGACGCCCGCAAGAAGGCGGCGCACGCGGCCAAGACCGTCAAACACGGG GCCGGAGCCGAGATCTCCACGGTGCACCCCGAGCAATACGCCAAGCGCTTCCTCGACTTCATCACCAACATCTTCGCCTGA